Proteins found in one Triticum aestivum cultivar Chinese Spring chromosome 4D, IWGSC CS RefSeq v2.1, whole genome shotgun sequence genomic segment:
- the LOC123096527 gene encoding pentatricopeptide repeat-containing protein At4g18975, chloroplastic isoform X2 — MLGHLRRSSGILRRLPIASFAPSDPAAAYSGWSSHAESLSFVSCWCGKHATRNFSTDDKVTNGRRGYQQKELKKPSTAVKDNDAIIDRIQKSTRGLKKGPVGHTLSSAEKRKFLINTLLDLEDSKEAVYSTLDAWIAFEQDFPLASLKQAIVALEKEEQWHRIVQVIKWMLSKGQGNTIRTYEQLVRALEKDNRAEEAHKIWEKKIAHDLRSVPWRFCGLMLAIYYRNNMLDRLIKLFGALEACGRKCPSKEYIRKVEVAYEMLGLLEEKKDLLEKYKDLYNKPSNSDRKKDRRFKKAEKKAADDGSKQLEMETSENLPVNSCPSDKELVQDKKYNTDGEISIRQT, encoded by the exons ATGCTTGGCCATCTCCGGCGATCCTCCGGCATTCTGCGCCGCCTACCGATCGCCAGCTTCGCTCCCTCCGACCCTGCCGCTGCATACTC GGGATGGAGTTCACACGCCGAGTCACTCTCGTTTGTTTCAT GTTGGTGTGGCAAGCATGCTACCAGGAATTTCTCTACAGATGATAAAGTTACCAATGGTCGTCGAGGGTATCAGCAAAAGGAGTTGAAGAAGCCAAGTACGGCCGTGAAG GATAATGATGCAATCATTGATCGCATACAAAAGAGCACAAGGGGGTTGAAAAAAGGGCCGGTTGGGCACACCCTTTCATCAGCAGAGAAAAGGAAATTCCTTATCAACACT cttcttgaTCTTGAAGACTCAAAAGAAGCTGTTTACAGCACCCTTGATGCATGGATCGCCTTTGAGCAGGACTTTCCACTCGCCTCATTAAAGCAAGCAATTGTAGCTCTTGAAAAGGAGGAACAATGGCATAGAATTGTCCAA GTAATAAAATGGATGTTGAGCAAAGGGCAAGGAAATACCATCAGAACATACGAGCAATTAGTGCGTGCACTTGAGAAGGACAACAGAGCAGAGGAAGCACATAAAATCTGGGAGAAGAAAATAGCCCATGACCTGCGTTCAGTTCCTTGGCGTTTCTGCGGTCTTATGTTGGCAATTTACTACAGAAACAATATGCTAGATAGGCTTATCAAG CTCTTCGGTGCCCTTGAAGCATGCGGTCGCAAGTGTCCTAGTAAAGAATATATACGGAAAGTTGAAGTTGCATATGAAATGCTTGGTCTATTAGAAGAGAAGAAGGATTTGCTTGAAAAGTACAAGGATTTGTACAATAAACCATCAAATAGTGATAGAAAGAAAGATCGACGGTTCAAGAAGGCTGAGAAGAAAGCTG CTGATGATGGCAGCAAACAATTGGAGATGGAAACATCTGAAAACTTACCAGTTAACTCATGCCCTTCAGATAAGGAACTGGTTCAAGATAAGAA ATACAACACCGATGGTGAGATCAGTATCAGACAAACGTGA
- the LOC123096527 gene encoding pentatricopeptide repeat-containing protein At4g18975, chloroplastic isoform X1 yields the protein MVDRDAAPLLLYSMSAPSMLGHLRRSSGILRRLPIASFAPSDPAAAYSGWSSHAESLSFVSCWCGKHATRNFSTDDKVTNGRRGYQQKELKKPSTAVKDNDAIIDRIQKSTRGLKKGPVGHTLSSAEKRKFLINTLLDLEDSKEAVYSTLDAWIAFEQDFPLASLKQAIVALEKEEQWHRIVQVIKWMLSKGQGNTIRTYEQLVRALEKDNRAEEAHKIWEKKIAHDLRSVPWRFCGLMLAIYYRNNMLDRLIKLFGALEACGRKCPSKEYIRKVEVAYEMLGLLEEKKDLLEKYKDLYNKPSNSDRKKDRRFKKAEKKAADDGSKQLEMETSENLPVNSCPSDKELVQDKKYNTDGEISIRQT from the exons ATGGTTGACAGAGATGCAGCTCCTCTGCTCCTCTACTCCATGTCCGCTCCCT CCATGCTTGGCCATCTCCGGCGATCCTCCGGCATTCTGCGCCGCCTACCGATCGCCAGCTTCGCTCCCTCCGACCCTGCCGCTGCATACTC GGGATGGAGTTCACACGCCGAGTCACTCTCGTTTGTTTCAT GTTGGTGTGGCAAGCATGCTACCAGGAATTTCTCTACAGATGATAAAGTTACCAATGGTCGTCGAGGGTATCAGCAAAAGGAGTTGAAGAAGCCAAGTACGGCCGTGAAG GATAATGATGCAATCATTGATCGCATACAAAAGAGCACAAGGGGGTTGAAAAAAGGGCCGGTTGGGCACACCCTTTCATCAGCAGAGAAAAGGAAATTCCTTATCAACACT cttcttgaTCTTGAAGACTCAAAAGAAGCTGTTTACAGCACCCTTGATGCATGGATCGCCTTTGAGCAGGACTTTCCACTCGCCTCATTAAAGCAAGCAATTGTAGCTCTTGAAAAGGAGGAACAATGGCATAGAATTGTCCAA GTAATAAAATGGATGTTGAGCAAAGGGCAAGGAAATACCATCAGAACATACGAGCAATTAGTGCGTGCACTTGAGAAGGACAACAGAGCAGAGGAAGCACATAAAATCTGGGAGAAGAAAATAGCCCATGACCTGCGTTCAGTTCCTTGGCGTTTCTGCGGTCTTATGTTGGCAATTTACTACAGAAACAATATGCTAGATAGGCTTATCAAG CTCTTCGGTGCCCTTGAAGCATGCGGTCGCAAGTGTCCTAGTAAAGAATATATACGGAAAGTTGAAGTTGCATATGAAATGCTTGGTCTATTAGAAGAGAAGAAGGATTTGCTTGAAAAGTACAAGGATTTGTACAATAAACCATCAAATAGTGATAGAAAGAAAGATCGACGGTTCAAGAAGGCTGAGAAGAAAGCTG CTGATGATGGCAGCAAACAATTGGAGATGGAAACATCTGAAAACTTACCAGTTAACTCATGCCCTTCAGATAAGGAACTGGTTCAAGATAAGAA ATACAACACCGATGGTGAGATCAGTATCAGACAAACGTGA